The following coding sequences lie in one Terriglobales bacterium genomic window:
- a CDS encoding LemA family protein has protein sequence MALILLIVLLVLAVGLIFVYNSLVQLRVRADASWADIDVQLKRRHDLIPNLVETVKGYAAHERATFDEVTKLRSQAMQATSPGEKAQAEGMLTQALKSLFAVAENYPQLRASEQFTQLQSTLSAIEDAIQNARRYYNAVVRDFNTKIAQFPSNLLAGMFGFQPREFFEMAEAGEREPVAVKF, from the coding sequence ATGGCGCTGATCCTGCTCATCGTCCTGCTGGTCCTGGCCGTGGGCCTCATCTTCGTTTACAACAGCCTGGTGCAACTGCGGGTGCGGGCCGACGCTTCCTGGGCCGACATCGACGTGCAGCTCAAGCGCCGCCACGACCTGATCCCCAACTTGGTGGAGACGGTCAAAGGCTACGCGGCACACGAGCGCGCTACCTTCGACGAGGTCACCAAGCTCCGCTCGCAGGCGATGCAGGCCACCAGCCCAGGGGAAAAGGCGCAGGCGGAAGGCATGCTCACCCAGGCGCTCAAGAGCCTGTTCGCGGTGGCGGAGAACTATCCGCAACTGCGCGCCTCGGAGCAGTTCACGCAACTGCAGAGTACGCTGAGCGCGATCGAGGACGCCATCCAGAACGCCCGCCGCTACTACAACGCGGTGGTGCGTGACTTCAACACCAAGATCGCGCAGTTCCCCAGCAACCTGCTGGCGGGGATGTTCGGCTTCCAGCCCCGCGAGTTCTTCGAGATGGCCGAGGCGGGCGAGCGCGAGCCGGTGGCCGTGAAGTTCTGA